Part of the Funiculus sociatus GB2-C1 genome is shown below.
TAGAATAATGCACTTTGGTCTACAAGTCAGGTTAAATTGGAAACTACGTGCAATCGAATCTTGCAAAGTTAAATAATCCTGTTGAAGAGGAGTCATATTCTGGTAACACAGAACCCCCCTTCACCCTGCAACAATTGAAAGCTGCCATTCCCTCAGATTGCTTTATGCCATCTATTGGGCGATCGCTTTCCTACTTTTTGCTGGATGTATCTATAATTGGCATCCTTTATGCAGTTGCCAGCTACCTTGATTCCTGGTGGTTCTGGCCCGTATTCTGGCTGATGCAGGGAACGATGTTTTGGGCGTTGTTTGTCGTCGGACACGACTGCGGTCACGGTTCCTTTTCTAGGAAAAAATGGCTAAACGATCTGATTGGTCATATAGCTCATACTCCCATACTGGTTCCCTATCACGCTTGGCGCATCAGCCACCGAACTCACCATCAGAATACTGGCAACATTGATACTGATGAAAGCTGGTATCCAGTAACGGAAACCAAGTATAAGGAGATGGGGTGGGCTGAAAAATTTGTCCGCTTCGATGCCTTACTGCTTGCCTATCCCCTGTATCTGTTTAAGCGTTCTCCAGGTAAGCAAGGCTCCCACTTTTCCCCCGATAGCCCTCTATTTAAACCCTCAGAAAAATGGGATGTAATTACTAGCACCACCCTCTGGACATTGATGGTAGGTTTGCTGGGTTTCCTGACCTATCAGTGGGGTTGGATGTGGCTGGTAAAATACTATTTGGGGCCATACGTGGTTTTTATAACCTGGCTTGATTTTGTGACATTTTTACACCACAGCGACCCGGATATCCCCTGGTATCGTGGCAAAGACTGGTATTTTCTCAAAGGTGCCTTGTCCACAATTGACCACGATTACGGGTTTATCAATGAGATTCACCACAATATCGGCACCCATGTCGCTCATCACCTGTTTTTAAACATTCCTCACTACAATCTGAAAACGGCAACTGAGGCGCTTAAACCGATTTTGGGGGATTACTACCGAAAATCCAGCGTGTCTGTCTTCCAAGCCTTCCTGCGTTCCTATCCTTCCTGCCATTTTGTGCCGGATACAGGCGCGGTAGTTTACTACAAATCCAAAAAGGAACTAATCAAGCAAAATTAATTCTCGTTCCTAGTCAGAGACTCTGAACATATTGCAGGAGGCGAAGAGCCTCCTTTTTTTCTGCCTGAAAGTCTATTTTGACCCAGGCACCTGAATCGTAGGCATTTCGGGCATCTGAGGGGGGAAGGAGAAACAGTATTGAGATATTGCCTTTTTATACAGAGGTGGTGGAAAATTGTAAACTTATGTTAAATAAAGTCCTTAGTTTTCACTATGATTTCCCGTCGCACCTTTGTGAATGTTTTACTAGCTAGTTGTTTAGCCTTAATTGCCTGGTTTAACATCTCACCATCTGCATCTGCACTAGGCGGCAAGCTGC
Proteins encoded:
- a CDS encoding DUF3474 domain-containing protein, with amino-acid sequence MQSNLAKLNNPVEEESYSGNTEPPFTLQQLKAAIPSDCFMPSIGRSLSYFLLDVSIIGILYAVASYLDSWWFWPVFWLMQGTMFWALFVVGHDCGHGSFSRKKWLNDLIGHIAHTPILVPYHAWRISHRTHHQNTGNIDTDESWYPVTETKYKEMGWAEKFVRFDALLLAYPLYLFKRSPGKQGSHFSPDSPLFKPSEKWDVITSTTLWTLMVGLLGFLTYQWGWMWLVKYYLGPYVVFITWLDFVTFLHHSDPDIPWYRGKDWYFLKGALSTIDHDYGFINEIHHNIGTHVAHHLFLNIPHYNLKTATEALKPILGDYYRKSSVSVFQAFLRSYPSCHFVPDTGAVVYYKSKKELIKQN